One window from the genome of Asterias amurensis chromosome 12, ASM3211899v1 encodes:
- the LOC139945323 gene encoding low affinity immunoglobulin epsilon Fc receptor-like, with product MVKFQNILIRTLLIYMYLLAACCNANDEACMASIGVGVGTCPPTWIQWKDKCFKATKEPLTWFQAHDECSKMGGVMATPNSTDDTQQLLNITHNQHFWIDCNDLVHEGVWECKEGETVIYYRDWADGEPNEFRGQYEDCVKYRIKTGTNGWNDVPCEYAYQLAVCKKPAPSLHFLHV from the exons ATGGTTAAGTTTCAGAACATCTTGATACGTACTTTACTCATCTACATGTACCTACTGGCTGCATGCTGTAATGCTAATGATGAGGCGTGCATGGCGTCTATTGGAGTAGGAGTAGGAACATGCCCTCCTACTTGGATCCAATGGAAGGATAAATGCTTCAAAGCTACGAAGGAGCCACTCACATGGTTTCAAGCTCATGATGAGTGTTCCAAGATGGGAGGGGTTATGGCCACGCCCAATTCTACTGACGATACTCAGCAACTACTCAATATCACTCACAATCAGCATTTCTGGATTGATTGCAATGATCTTGTACATGAAG GGGTATGGGAGTGCAAGGAGGGAGAAACTGTCATCTACTACAGAGACTGGGCTGATGGTGAGCCTAATGAATTTAGGGGTCAATATGAAGACTGTGTTAAGTACAGGATCAAGACAGGCACGAATGGCTGGAATGACGTACCGTGTGAGTACGCGTATCAGCTTGCAGTCTGCAAGAAACCTGCACCATCACTTCACTTCTTACATGTCTAA